The genome window AGTGACGGAACCTGTATCGACTATTATGGGAATCCAGTGAGTTTCCAGATACTAACCTGTCCCTGGAGCAGCCAGTGGGTGGGAATCGTCACAGTTCTCTCAGATCAACTTTCAAAGATCGGAATCAACGCAACTACTGCTTTCATGGACTGGGACACATGTGTTACCAAAGCCCATTCTGGAACATTCGACTCAATGACACTCGCAGAGGCAGGCGCTGAGCCGGGTCTCCTTACAATGGTCTACCATTCAAGCGGGGCGAGACATTACTGGAATTATCACCCCGATTACAATCCAAGCGATCATATAACCGAGGAGACGTATTATTATCCCGACTGGCAGAAGAGAATAGATGAGATCCTAGAAGTGCAAAGATCCGTTATTGAACTCGAAGAGAGATACGAACTGTTCTCCGAATTCCAGTTGTTGATGGCCCAACATTTGCCTATCGTCTTTACGACTACACAGCTTCTTCTCTATGCGTACGACAATAGCATCCATCACGGGCCATGGAAATATGGATCGATGTTCGAACTGCCCTGGAGATCATGGGATGTCTGGAGAGACTGAAGGGAGATGCTTAAGTGAAGCGCAGATCAACGGCTTATATCGTTGTGCTTTTCTTCTCCTGTGTGTTTTCGAGCGCGCGAGATCATTATGTCGCAGAAGTCTCCGGGAAACCAAGATGGATTTGGTGAATAGATTCCCTTCAGTCCGTTGAAGATATACTAGACTCGAAAAGTGGGTGAGACAGATGTTCAGAATCGACTTTAAGCTAGATAAGGAAAGCACGGTTCCGCTATATCTGCAGTTAATCGAAAGGCTGAGAAAGAAAATCCTATCAGGCGAGTATCCCGACGGCTCTAAACTGCCTTCCTTGAGAGAGATGGAACAGCTACTCGGCGTGAGTAAGAACGTCATCTTGAAAGCTATGAACGAACTCTACATGGATGATCTTGTCTACAGAGAAGTCGGAAGCGGTACATATATTCGCGCCAAAAAAGAGAAGGGAGCAGATTCTGGCCCTATCGACTGGTGCAGGCACCTTGACACATGGTACAGACATACACATCAGTTCAAGAAGAGATCACCAACGAGCGAAATAGCTACACGCGGTCTCCAGGTGATTTTTCACAACGAATCGCCGGACGATGAATTAATCCCAAATCAGCTCCTTAAGGCTCTCACACAAAGGGCAATGAAGAGCGACCTCTTCCTTGAGACGGTCAACCATGTGGAGCATCCGAAAGGATTGCGTGATCTTAGAAAAACAATATGTATGAGACTCGGATGTAATGGAGAGAGCCTGAAGCCTGAAAATGTTATCGTGAGTGGCAGAAACGTCGAATCTGAGCATTTGATCTTCAAAGCCTTCACCAGACAGGGAGAAAGCGTGGTTGTGGAAAACCCCACGAATATGAACGTGCTGGGAATTCTGAAGACCCTTCACTTGAAGGTAATTCCTGTAAGAAGAAGTATTGAGGGAATCGATCTAAACCAACTTGAAGATGTTCTCAGAAAGAATTCGGTGAAACTCATCTATTTACAGTCAACTGCGGGTGAACCGATGGGTTCGACGATGCCTGACAGGAAGAAACATGAACTTGTGAAGCTCGCTACAGGTCACAGAGTTCCAATTGTCGACGACTTGACCGGGGGCTCCGAGTTTCAGTACACGGGTAAGACACCCTTTCCAATCCGCCACTATGAAGAGGACAATGTTGTCTTCGAAATACATGATATAGTGAAAACCTTTGGAGCGGGAGTCACTACAGGCTGGATTGTCGGCCCGGAAAAAGCGCTCGACGTATTGTGGAGCTCAATGAGAGTCATAGAAAGAGATGTCGCCGGATTACTTCAGTTGGTGACAAACGAGATACTCAACTCCGAGTTCTACGATCATCATCTTTCGTTCGTACAGGAGAAACTTGCAAAAAGGCGAGAATTGCTAATCCATGCCTGTAACAGATACCTGCCGTCGTACGCCAAAGCCAACATATGTGATTCAGGCACAAGCTGGTGGGTAGAACTTCCTAAGGGCTTTGATGTACGCGATATAAGAAGGAATCTCAACAGGAATAACATAGAGATTGCGCCGGGAAACTGGTTCTTCAA of Mesotoga infera contains these proteins:
- a CDS encoding PLP-dependent aminotransferase family protein, yielding MFRIDFKLDKESTVPLYLQLIERLRKKILSGEYPDGSKLPSLREMEQLLGVSKNVILKAMNELYMDDLVYREVGSGTYIRAKKEKGADSGPIDWCRHLDTWYRHTHQFKKRSPTSEIATRGLQVIFHNESPDDELIPNQLLKALTQRAMKSDLFLETVNHVEHPKGLRDLRKTICMRLGCNGESLKPENVIVSGRNVESEHLIFKAFTRQGESVVVENPTNMNVLGILKTLHLKVIPVRRSIEGIDLNQLEDVLRKNSVKLIYLQSTAGEPMGSTMPDRKKHELVKLATGHRVPIVDDLTGGSEFQYTGKTPFPIRHYEEDNVVFEIHDIVKTFGAGVTTGWIVGPEKALDVLWSSMRVIERDVAGLLQLVTNEILNSEFYDHHLSFVQEKLAKRRELLIHACNRYLPSYAKANICDSGTSWWVELPKGFDVRDIRRNLNRNNIEIAPGNWFFNDEIGYNFFRLGLYVKEEYIEPALIEIGKTIERYRKHEFGSVTKFEYANW
- a CDS encoding ABC transporter substrate-binding protein → AEQFSRVLSMAEEKGWSVVSGQSRPLTEFLMFNFNAPDPVKREWFRNEHFRKAIAYLMDRESILSTVFSGLGASIHGPLSSSSIYYDPNVEEISYDFSPTRARLELKRGGFDWRSDGTCIDYYGNPVSFQILTCPWSSQWVGIVTVLSDQLSKIGINATTAFMDWDTCVTKAHSGTFDSMTLAEAGAEPGLLTMVYHSSGARHYWNYHPDYNPSDHITEETYYYPDWQKRIDEILEVQRSVIELEERYELFSEFQLLMAQHLPIVFTTTQLLLYAYDNSIHHGPWKYGSMFELPWRSWDVWRD